In Erpetoichthys calabaricus chromosome 11, fErpCal1.3, whole genome shotgun sequence, the DNA window ctgtatctgaccGTGTTCATCTCTGATGGGAAACAGCGTCCCCCGTGTggagagaagagcacatggccttGATATCTCTTctaatgagcagctaccctctaaaacacacgtagctctgatctctctctcaaaaacatcaacgTTGCTCCTTAACAATCTTGAGATGATAaggtctgctgaacaaacagctatcactagctaagcagaggtaaggtgtgctccaacacgtggcaagaggtacacagactcaaatggaggctggcatgtgagggAGGAGGACCCTcacatatatagagatagattTGTTTAAAACAACTCCATTAATGATTTGTACAAAACAAACCACGGAtccattttaatataaatgtgttgttacAAGAGAATCATCAATGGCGGAGTTCTTGTTTGTTGATGAGTGTGCTCAGTTCTAACTAGAAATTGTCATGAACGAGAATCAGGTGGGTGGTACTTGCACATCACACATCGATTACTGTGACTCGCTGAAAAGAGTCTTTCAAAAATAGGCCATCACTACGACAAGGCAGACACCGAGTAAAGCAGTGTTGCCAGCCTGTGGATGTGGAACACGGGCGACGGTCCACCCGCCACGTGAAGACATAGAGAGGTGTATAGCATGGTGACCGTGGACCACTTTGAACTTTTGTTGTTGTCTTGCAGGATGGGATCCTCAATAAGACCACAAAGAGGTCCCAAGAGGCCCAGTGTGATCCTTCAGAGACGCCTCCTCTGCTGCAGGAAGACGATGACGACCAGGGAGCCATTAATTAACAGCTAGTTAAACAGCGACTGTCTCCAAAAATTGGGCAATGTGGGAATGACACCCTCAACATTGGGGAGATTATGGCAAGCAGGAGCATCGTTGATGGCATCTTCACATTTAAGAACGATCTCCTGGAGCCACTTTTCAAGCCACTACAGATTGGACACACGTGTGACCAGTAAACCTGGCTACCTTTTCCTCAAGCCCTTCACTGTCAGAGGGCTTCATTCTTCTCAAAACTTCCTCATCTTATTTCTGAATAAAAGCAGGAGGGAGAGCCCCCGTTGAAAAGCAGGGGGCACACTTCCAATGGAACGTTAGCTGTGCCACCTGGCagcttttgtactttatttttagaCTTTGTTCACCACTCTTACTCCCCTTTCCCTTCCTTTTTATAAACTTTTGCACATTTTAGTTCAGCATTATTAGAACTTTTTAGAAATAAAGAATCTGACATTTACTAAGTGTGGCAACctctgttttcattaatttttttgtcctgtactatattgtatatacagaTTCATAGTCAACAAGCTGCGCTACCCAAAATCGAAGTAATATACGCAGACCTCGTCGTCAACGTTTACGGTGCACCATCTATTGCAAtagtaatgcatgtagtaataaaatggattgcatttgtcatcctaacagatggcgcatcacaaacatttgtagtaataatgcaccatctgttggaatgacaaacataagtcatatgtctctgttgcatgccatttggtatgggatttgtacaaGTGATgtttatgtttgtgatgcaccatctgttggaatgacaacttgCAACCGGATGTACACACAGACAGATACttatacttttattaaggtggatattatGACATGTGCAAAGTattgtgaaattcttatttgaatgTGCTAATCAATGTGACGTTTAAATAGAATTTGGACAACATGATGGCACAGCGGTTAATATGGTTATTAACAAGCTGGTTGATAAGTGTAAAGGATGTAGCAAGCTGAGCCTGAATTCTGTACCCAGGTGTATGTGTGGAGCTGGTGTGTCCTAAACCCCATATTCCCCCCAACCCCAAGGTTAGCCGTAGTTCGGAATTCTAAAGTGTGGAGGACTGGCGCACCGTCCAGTCTGTTCCTGCGTTATGCCCCAATTGTCCCCAGATCACCGTCAGTGACCCCCACAGCTTTGATCTGGATTACAcccagtgattagcactgctgcctccctgAATAACCATTCTGCATTCAACTCCAGACACTTGTTCTCTGTATGGTTTTTAACTTTGCACCCCCTGCACATGTGGATTTCAAGTGCGTTTTTCAAAAATCGCCACACGTGGGAATTCCTAAGTACAAGAAGCTGGCAAATGTCATCCCATCATATtaaaggccagtaagcttaaatactgttaagGAAAGAATTGAGCATCACATGACTAGAAGAGGGGCATTAGTGAAGTCATCACAAGTTCAGACAAGCAAATGACTTTTCACCAATGCAGTCGTGAAAAACCCCATAAaacgttttttcatttttaccataTGTGGACATTGGAAGACTCAATCTGCAATAGAACACCAGGCCACACTTACATGTTGTGGTTCACTGTTTAATTTTAAGAACAGTAATTGCAATTTTTgtatgtggaaaaagtaaatgcCCCCACACCCATCACAAATCcctcaaattagaatcaggtgcaaaAGACGAGAACGTCGCTCGAGAGGATTTGTCTGACCTGGTTTTATTTAACCTCACTCTTCCATTTAGTTCAGGCTGCTCTTTGTCactgaagtgtgtgtgtctgaggcCTTCATAATGAAAGCCTACGAGTCATCAAAAGAGCTCCAGGCAATTTGAAATCCGCAATTCCACTGTGCGGAAGATCGTCtagaagtgatagatagatagatactttattaatcccaatgggaaattcacaagtggaGATGATTTCAAATAAATGCCAACTTGTTCAGACCAGGCTGCCCCAGCAAGTTGGGCCCAAGAATAGAACACAAGATGCTCTGAGAAGGCTCTTGAGGGCAATGCGAGACCCTCTGTCAGAAGCTCAGCCTAAAGTGGACCTGGGAACGTGACAATGTCCCTCTAGACATGCCATTAAATCCAACTAGGAAttgctgaaaaagaaagaaatggaagattctggaatggccaagttaaAGCCCAGATCCGAGTCCCATCAAGATGCAGTTTTGTTGAGGGGAGGTTTGATTATTAAGTGGTcttgttttgttgtgttgtggTCTAAAACGTGTCTAAATAGTCCACAAGtgcagttttgtttaaaaatcaatTGACAGGCATCCAGCATTTTAAAATACCTAATTTCTACAGAGGGCCAGTAACACCATGGAAGTGGTCAGACTGTGTGCAGGGATGCCCAACACATAACATGCAGTATATATAAAGCcatcagccacaacattcaaaCCACTACCAGGTAAAGTGAacaccataaatcatcttgtacCAAGgttgggatatattaggcagcaagtaagTTGGCGATGGGTTAGACAGAGGGAAAATGGGCATgcgtaaggatctgagcgactttgacagGGGCCAAATCACAATGGCATCTCTAAAAACGACAAAGATGGACAACCAGTGAACTGGCAACAGGCTCATGGACACCTAAGGCTCATTGGTGGCAAAGGGCAGTGAAGGTTGGCCCATATGGTCCAAATCCTGCAGAGGAGCTTCTGTAACacaaactgctaaaaaaaacTGGCTGGCCACAAGAGAAGGTGACAGAACatgcagtgcatcacagcttgctgcacAGCCACAGACTGGTCAGAGGGCCCATGGTGACCTCTGTCCACCACCAAAAGCATCAACAATGGGAGAGGGAGCATCAGAACCTGAccatggaagaaggtggcctggtctgattaaacacattttcttttttgcttacctggggaagagatggcaacaggatgcactatgggggGAAAAAGGCAAGCCGGTGGAGGCAGTGCAATGCTCTAGACAATGTGCTGCTGGGAAACCTTCGGTCccggcattcatgtggatgtcacTCTGACACATAACCACCTTCCCATAAACTGTTGCAGACCACATGCACCCCTTCATAGGAATAGTATTCCCCGAAGGCAATGACCTCACactacaaaaattgttcaggaatggtttgaggaacatggcaGAGTTCAAGGCGTCCAAAACTCCCCACATCTCAATCCAATCACACATCTGCAGGAtgtactggaaaaacaagtccaagccatggaggccccacctcacaacttacaggactaaCGTCTTGGTGGCAGGTACCACAGGACACCTAcgtgtcagagctgttttggctgCATGAGGGGGACCAACACactattaggcaggtggttttaatgttatggctgatCGGAGTATAAAATTCTAATTGGCTCATTTTTCTCTGTCCGTGTTGTATACAAAAATCTATGCAAAAGAATAATTAGCAACACCACATAAGTGATAccaaaaaaatttcaaattagCCATTTATTACATTAACATTACCTCTCATCATAGAACAAATACCAGCCAACATGTTTGAAAAATATTAAGACATCCATACAGTTCCATTTTTACGTCTATCTGTTCTTTCTCgtgcatttattttatacatagaAAAGTGATACCAAGACCCACTCCAGACATAAAACAAGACACTGAGCTCAGTCTGAAAAGGCCCTGTGGATCTAGCGGATGaatccaaaaaaaacacacatttaccgGTTACGAAACCTTTTACCCATCAGCCAACCGGAGCCAAGCTGTTTTTGTACTATAGCTGTAGAAAAAAATTAGATGAAAGTTAGTCATACACAAAGATATAACAAAATATggtcatttattaattttgaattGCAGACTGGATAACATTTCAGGCCAATAAGGCACCATAGAGTAAGGCAAGGCACAGTGAATCACACTCGAGTACCTGGCAGCTTAGTAAAGCCATCATTTTTTGAGGGAAGTGTTTGTTCTCTAACCTGCTTTAAAGCCCATTTGCTGACACCCACCCCTGTGAGCATTAAAGTAAAAGAGGCCTTCCACATCAACACCTTGTGTAACAATCCTTTAGctagcaagcaagcaagcaagcaagcaagcatgtGGCTATACATGAAAGAATCCAACCTACCAGGACAGAGATCATAGGTCGTAACAGTATTCAGGTCAAGCGACCATTTTCCATTGGAAATTCACATAATGTAACCTTTACAGCATTCACAAGAATGGGCCTTACACGCATCAACAAATTCTTTTCTCATGGATGAAACATACCATTAAGTATGCCCGAAGAATCAAAATCCCCAGCTTTCCTGGCATGCAGAGCCCAATAGGACTTAGCCtggcacaaaatatttattaaaaaaaaagtcttggcaTACTTGAGATGTTCAATATTTACActtaaacacattaaaatgtaACGGCCTTCAGAAAGTCAGAGAATACAAGATATGTGAACAAATTGACTAGAAAggagatgcagattcagaagaaGAAACAGACCAGTCAGAATGTTCATTTGTTAATAGAAGACAACACTGGACTTCCCTCCAGGAGGCTGAATAACCTTGTTGTGTGACCGAGGTCGAGGACCCAATCGGGGCTCATGGCCATCCACATTGCTTTGGGCTTCAGATTCCTTATTTGAGGGAGCCGGAGCCGGAGCCTGCTCCTGCTGCTTAGGCTTTTGCACTTCATCTGGCTTCACAGTAGGCTTTACACCTAAGTAACAGAAGACACTACCACATATGAGAAACAAGCTTGTACATTGAGACTCCTAAAGCCACATGCTACGCCTGCAAGCCTCACACACCTAATCAGAGTAACTCTAGTCATCACTGAATCAGTTTGGATATATCAATATTCTATAACCACATCTGCAGTGAGCTTTAGATATAACTGTAAAACATTAAATGTCTATAATGAACAATTCTGTAAAGAAACTGGCTCGATCTCTACATGTGTCAAACAAATAAATACCATGAAGAATGTCAGAAAAGTCCCAATGGCATTGGGGCTGCTTCTGCTGCAAAAAGTCTGTTTCCATGAAGTTACATATATAAAggtaatgaaaattaaatttgcaaaagagTGAAAATATTAGCCTGATAAATTAGTGGCAGTACATTTAAGGTGACAGCGCAAATTACTTTCCTGTTATTCTAAATCTTTCAAAGTCAACTTTGCCagaagtatttttaaataaaaattaaatttgcaaatttttcatattttacagcaTTTAATAGATATTTTCTGTTGGAGGTTAAATTTAATCTCACCCTGTGCAGTATGCAATTCCAATGATTCGGGAATGTCTTGTAGTTTTTCACCCTAAATGTCACAACACGTATTACTGCCTTGTCAATAATTTCAAACAAGTGTGTTTCCAGTCTCTGCCTGgcttgccaagaaaacattctgagTCTTTTCTGAAAGGCCCCACaccacttaaaaataataattctttgcatgtatatagcgcttttctcactactcaaagcgctcagcaattgcaggttaagggtcttgctcaagggcccaacagagcagagtccctattagcatttacgggattcgaaccggcaactttctgattgccagtgcagagccaccactccgcctaaggaaaaaaaagaactgttTGGTCCCAGTCCCCTCCACCTGTAAAACCGAAGTATACTTATGATAATTTTATAGCTTACTACTTGGCAGTGAGTTCTAGAATGACAGGTCATTCTAAACTAGTTCTGAATGAGcaggctctgtgatggactgtcacTTTGTTGACGGTAAATTCCAATCTTCTACATGATGCTGTCAGAATATGTTGTGTCCCACTGCAAATGCACTGGAATAAGCAAGTTTGTGTATATTCATTTTAAGTTATTTGAAAGATGTATTGTGGTACTGAATACAGCTGTGGCAGATTCCATATTAAATCAATGAAATTAAGTTAAAACCATTACTCTTTAGGTGACTTTACAAGAGGAGGTGgcaaaaataattctttgcacaCATTTAATAGGTTGTTGCCAGAAACAGAGGGATTTAATTTtccccagaaaaacaaaaactgcaaaatgaatAAGCAAAGAGTTATAATTAAATTGCAGCCTTCACCCTCCCCCAAATGAGTAAACAGAATGCAAAATATGAAATTATAGTTAAGTGCATATTCATAAAGACAAGGtagttaattatatatacagtatgcttgggcatttttgtggcagatgaagttacataagtaaatgtgaagtattgcacatagaaagtaaaagtgttaagtttgaatacacaatgggaggtctgaaagtgCACCTTATAAGAGGGGCCTAGGAGTCATAGCAGACTGGTCATTATCAACCTCCAGGCaatgccattaagaaggctaacagaatgttaggttacacaTAGCACAGtgtgtacagtacaagtcaaaggTGGTTATGCTTAAGCTTCAACACAAACTTGAGAGGACTCGCCTGGAGTACCCATGTTCAGTTTGGTCTCTGAGTTATAATGAAGATATAGCAGTACTTAAATAGTctaaagaagagcaactaggcaggCACCAGGACTGCAGCGTAGAGGTTATGAAGAAAGACTGAAGTAGCTGAACCTTTTCTTTTTAAGCAGATAGATGTTAAGTAGGGACATGACCGAAGTGTTTAAATTTTCTGAAAAGAATTTGTACAATGGAtcaagaatgttattttaaaatgagctcaataAGAACACAAGGCACAGTTGAAAATTGCTAagagtacattttgcacaaacattagtatACTTTTCTTTACACACAAAACTACAGACAATTGAAATAAGTTACAAAGGGACATTCAAAATGTGACTTGATGTTGTTCTGGAGGATTTGGGTGGATAGGATTGtaaagctttgttgggatgaaggGCCCATTCTTGTCAGTCCCTTTTTGGGCATTTCCAATAAAAGTAAGTAATGCAGTTGAAAATTCAGGACACATTAACTATGTGCAAATAGCACCAGAAAAAAATATTCCGTACTGGTGAAACAAGCATACTACTAAAAGGATCGGAAACCGACTCTGGTAGTGCACCAGAAGCCATTACTGACTGCAGGACTGTTATGTTGGCATAAATAtttaaagtacagtttgtttgtttcctCTATACTTCTTAGAATGTCAGGTTGTAGTATCATGTTATCACTGAATTTCTAGACAACTGAAATAACTGAAGCATGGTGATTATCCAATGCACACTCTCCAAGCCATAAGTTATGTGTACAGCTTTAAGAGTCTACAgtgtaattaaatattaatattacacctcaaaaggcCTACATAACCAATCAATATTCACTGGTATACTTTGGTATTTTTGTGCTAGTCAATCAGAGATTTGTATTAAAAGAAAGCTTTCACCCATCTTCCACCCTGCACACAATGCATAAGCTGTAAATGTGGCTCTGGGATTCAAAGAGCTGCCATCACCACACTATTCACCACACCTGGCATCATGCCACTATCATCGGTGCCCCAGTCTGTAGGGCTGTGTCCATGGGACATTCTATTCCAATCCTGAAGACGTCAAGTCAGCTATAGAagcaaaatgtaatgttttgaatGGTATAAAAAGTGTCTCAAACACTGTAACAGTGCAGAGGGATGAAAGATAAAcaatagtaaaattaaataaagcttaTCATTTTAGGTCAGACTCAAAAAATTACATTcttaaatttccctttgggattattTACTATAAAAATATTGAATTCAAGGCAAAAATGAAGTCAACCTCCACAAAAGGCCATCTTCCAGCTTTAACTCTAGACTCTAAATGACCAGCATTCttcatttttcagcaatttcctTATGACTGTTTTGACAGCTTAGGCCCCTTTATTATTTCTGTACAAAATAACAAGGAAGCTTCCAGTGCAATATAGTAGTCtgactttgtttaatgttaaGGAACAAAATCTGCCAATTTGAAATGGAGGAGTCGTTGAATTTAAAGTTAACAGAGCTACAGTGCATGCTTTAGTTTGTTGCTGGccttttacaaaataaagtttaaaaaaataaatctcttaCTCAAATATTATACAATGCTCACCTTCTGTGTTAACCTCACATTTTTTTCCCACAAAAATACCAGTATcctgcaaattaaagaaaaaaaaaaatttactttacCCATAATTCACTGAAGTTAGTGAAACACTTAACTCTGACTTCATTAGATTGCAGCAAATAACACATTAGGTATTTATCCTTTAAAGATTCATTATAAAAATCaggcataaaatgtattatattgacTAATGTATGAAAAGCAAATTTTAATGTAAGGTGTTTATGAAACAACTACTATAGATAAACATTTAAGTGTACCAAGTACTTTTCTATAGAATAGTTTAGTAGTATGAGTATTTGTGAACAACAGGAGTGATCATTTTTTAAAGATGGCACAATAAATGCAatcagctttgagtaaacatagTTGGAGCTTTATTCAGAGATGACGACGACTTAAATGCAGTCCGACCCTGCTGGTTCAAAAGGAAGTAACAGACCTGGTGCAATAGgcaatgaaaaatatgaaatactaAGCTAACAAATGAAACTGCAAGTGTAGAGCACTCATTTATCTAACTTGTAAAACAACAGAAAAGATATGATCATGCATGAAATACCCAAGCTGATTCACACAttgtacacattttttcaaaagtaGTGTTCTGTATTTAAGAATGTAGGAAATGCTCTTGGTTACCGTTATGGACAAGCACAATCTCACAGGGTTTAatgcaaggattttttttaaatgaagttttagTAGGATGTATAATAATTACCTTTGGCTTATTAGGATGGACACGTGGCACTGACGAAGCTTCAGATTCTCCAAAAATATTGCTAGTTTTTCCTCCAGGTGGTTGGGAGCGAGTCTGCTGCTGGCCAGATTCTGGTTCTTTGAAAATCCCACTGTCCTTTCCacctgtacacacacatatatatattagggctggtcaattttgagttttaataaatgACTGACTCCCAAGGCACCTGTAGTCCTATTACATTTCTGAAGTAGACACAAACTGTTCACTCAAACTTCCCTTTCATTAGCGTATTTTTTCAATACCAGTTCAACAGCAAagctcaaaccacctacacctgaacaccagcaaaaccaaggagctggtggtggattttaggaggcccagacccctcatggaccacgtgatcatcagaggtgactgtgtgcagatggtacagacctataaatacctgggagtgcagctggatgataaattggactggactgccaatactgatgctctgtgtaagaaaggacagagccggttatacttccttagaaggctggcatccttcaacatctgcaaaaagatgctgcagatgttctctcagacggttgtggcgagcgccctcttctacacggtggtgtgctggggaggcagcattaggaggaaagacgcctcacacctggacaaactggtgaggaaggcaggctctattgttggcatggagctggacagtttaacatctgtggcagagtgacaggcgctcagcaggctcctatcaattatggagaatccactgcatccactaaacagtgtcatctccagacagaagagcagcttcagcgacagactgctgt includes these proteins:
- the jpt2 gene encoding jupiter microtubule associated homolog 2 isoform X4, with the protein product MTSTNTFQGLDECSKPSSRVLRPPGGGSSNLFGNAEENTSTHKSNKMTSSIFAPPPEEPLSGPKRTNPPGGKDSGIFKEPESGQQQTRSQPPGGKTSNIFGESEASSVPRVHPNKPKDTGIFVGKKCEVNTEGVKPTVKPDEVQKPKQQEQAPAPAPSNKESEAQSNVDGHEPRLGPRPRSHNKVIQPPGGKSSVVFY